GAGTTAGCCATGCGACCGCCGCTGTCCCTCAGTCATCTCACCTTTCCTGCCGTGGTGGCCGGTTTTGTTGCCGTGCTGGTCGGTTATACCAGTTCGGCGGCGATTATCTTCCAGGCCGCAGCGGCGGCCGGAGCCACGCCGCTGCAGATCAACGGCTGGCTGAGTATGCTCGGGCTGGGAATGGGCATAACCTCGCTGGGGCTGTCGCTGTGGTATCGCACGCCGGTGCTGACCGCGTGGTCAACGCCCGGCGCGGCGCTGCTGGTCACCACCCTGCCCGGCACCTCGATCAACGATGCCATCGGCGTGTTTATCTTCGCCTCGGCGCTGATCGTTTTCTGCGGCGTGACCGGGCTGTTCGCCCGGCTGATGAACTATATTCCGCTGGCAATCTCCAGCGCGATGCTGGCCGGTATTCTGCTGCGCTTCGGCGTTGACGCCTTCGGCGCGCTGCAGGTCAATTTTGCCCTCAGCGGCAGCATGCTGCTGACGTATCTGCTGGCCCGTCGCCTGCTGCCGCGCTACGCCATCGTGCTGACGCTGCTGTGCGGGCTGGCGGTGGCCTGGGGCCAGGGCGCGATCCACTTCAGCGGCGGCCCGAGCGTGGTAACGCCGCAGTGGATCACCCCGCACTTTAACCCCGCCAGCCTGCTGAGCATCGGTATTCCGTTTTTTGTGGTCACCATGGCCTCGCAAAATGCGCCGGGCATCGCCACGCTGAAGGCCGCCGGTTATACGCTGCCGGTGTCGCCGCTGATCGCCTGGACCGGGCTGACCGCGCTGCTGCTGGCGCCGTTCGGCGGTTTCACGATGTGCATTGCGGCGATCACCGCGGCGATCTGCATGGGGCCGGACGTCCACCCGGACCCGCAGCGCCGCTACTGGGCGGCGGCGATGGCCGGGCTGTTCTATATCCTGGCGGGTATTTTCGGCGGCGCGATCGGCGGCCTGCTTAACGCGCTGCCGCTGCCGCTGATCCACACCATCGCCGGACTGGCGCTGCTGGGCACCATTGCCGGCAGCCTGCAGCGCGCGCTGGGCGATGAGAAACAGCGTGACGCGGCGGTGATTACCTTTCTGATTACCGCCTCCGGCGTCAGCCTGTTCGGCGTCGGGGCGGCGTTCTGGGGGCTGGCTGGCGGCGTGGTGGCACATGTGATTTTTTCGCTGCCGACAGGCAAGCGTGACAGCAATCAGTAAGGCAACATACGTGATGAGATCTAACCGTTCTCCTGTCACATCAGTGACAGGGATCTTTTAAACAAGAGCAGCATTAGCGGGGTGTTTTCAGGCCGGTGTGGGAGCAGCAACAGTGGCAGCTGAAATCCTCTGCCGATGGTTGCAGCCCGGTTAGCGCTTCAGCCCGTCCAGCAGCCCGCGCACCCAGGCGGGTACCACTTCACTGGCAAGACCATATTTTGCTTCGGCGAATTCGCTGCCGACCTGACTTGGCTCCAGGTTCAGCTCCAGCGTATGCGCGCCCTGCAGTCTGGCTTCGCTGACGAACCCGGCCGCCGGATAGACGTGCCCTGAAGTGCCGATCGCCACAAAGTAGTCGGCCTCGGCCAGCGCCTGGTAGATCTCCTCCATATGCAGCGGCATTTCGCCAAACCACACCACGTGCGGGCGCAGCCGCGACGGGAACTGGCAGCAGTGGCAGCGGTCGTCCGGTTTCACGTCGTCGTTCCAGTGCAGCACCTGGCCGCTGGAGACGCAGCGCACCTTCAGCAGCTCGCCGTGCATGTGGATCACGTTGCGGTTGCCGGCGCGTTCGTGCAGGTTGTCGATATTCTGCGTCACCAGCAGGAAACGGTCGCCGAGTGCGGACTCCAGTTCGGCCAGCGCCATGTGCGCGGCGTTAGGCTGGATCTCCGGCTGTTGCAGCTGCTGACGGCGGGCGTTGTAGAATTCCTGCACCCGTTCAGGGTTACGCTGAAAGCCTTCCGGCGTGGCAACGTCCTCAACGCGGTGCGACTCCCACAGGCCGTCGGCGGCGCGAAAGGTCTGGATGCCGGACTCGGCGGAGATCCCGGCCCCGGTCAGCACCACCACGCGCGGCAGCGGATGCATGGCGATTTCAAGGTTACGGTCGCGTTCGAAGATACGCTGACGAAAACGCTGCTGAACCTTGCGGCGGTTCTTCTTGTCGCGGGCCAGCCGCAGACGGCGGCGGGGTGTACGCATCATAACCTCTCCTTAATCCTTTGAGCCATCCCATCAGGTTATTTTACCGGGACAGGCTTTTAATATGCAGAAATGCGGCACCGCGCATTCCGCCTGCGTCTCCATGACGGGCTTTGGCAAAACGCGGTGGCCGGGCCACCGGTAGCAGCAAAGGTGCCACCCGCTCCTCCAGCCCCTCATACAGCGCGTCAAAATTGGATAATCCGCCGCCGAACACCACCAGGTGCGGGTCGAGCAGCGTCAGCCAGTTGCCGAGGCACACCGCCAGCAGGTCGCGGTAGCGCTCGGTGTGCTGCCGTGCGTCAGCATCTCCCTGATAATACCGGGTGATTATCTCCGGCGCACTGAGACTCTGCTGATAAACGTGCTGCCACAGCCAGGCAAAACCCGTTCCTGAGAGATAGCCCTCAATACAGCCACGTTTGCCACAGCCGCAGGGCAGCAGCGGCACGTCGCGCCCGAGGATCTCCAGCGCGTCCACCGGCAGGCGCATATGCCCCAGCTCACCAACCACGTAGTTGCGGCCGGTGACCGGTTTACCCTCGACGATCAGCCCGCCGCCGACGCCGGTGCCGAGAATAATCCCCAGCACCACCGGGTAGGCCTGAAACTCATCGTCCCAGGCTTCCGACAGGGCAAAACAGTTGGCGTCGTTATCGATGCGCACCGCGCGCCCGAGGCGCTGGCTGAGATCGGCCTGCAGCGTGCGCCCGCGCGCTGCCGGGATATTGGCGGTAAACAGCGTGCCGTCGTCGGGCACCGGCAGGCCGGGCACGCCGATGCCGACGCTGCCCGTCTGGCCGCAGAACGCGTCGGCTTCAGCGGTCAGCGCACACAGCGTGTCCAGCAGCCGCGCATAGTCGTCTGCCGGGGTCGGCACGCGCCGGCTCCACACCAGCTGGCGTTGTTCGTTATAAACGCCGAGGGCAATTTTGCTGCCGCCGACGTCAAATCCGTAGTACATCGCGCCTCCCGACCTTACTGCCCGCTCAGCACCCGCGCCGGATCGATACGGCTGGCGCGCCGGGCCGGATACCAGCTGGCGATCAGGCTTAACAGCAGCGAGGTGGCGAGCACCGTGAACACATCCCGCCAGTGCAGCTCGGTTGGCAGAAAATCAATAAAGTAGATATCACCTGACAGGAAATGGTAGCCGGTCAAGGTTTCAAGCGCATGAACGATCGGCGTGAGATTCAGCGCGGCCAGCACGCCCAGCACCACGCCGCTGACGCTGCCGACCAGCCCGGCCAGCAGGCCGTACCAGACGAAGATCGCCCGGATCAGGCCGTCTTTCGCGCCAAGGGTGCGCAGCACGGCAATATCGCCGCTTTTGTCTTTCACCGCCATCACCAGCGTGGAGACGATGTTGAAGCAGGCCACGCCGATCACCAGCACCATCGCCAGGTACATAATCGCGCGGATCATCTGGATATCGCGGTACATATAGCCGTAGGTGCCAATCCAGCTACGGATGTAGACGTAGCTGTGGGTCACCTCCCCGGCGGCGCGCACCAGCTTCTGCGCGTCAAACGGATCTTTCGCCTTCAGCGCGATGCCGGTGACGTTGTCGCCCATGCCCAGCAGGCTCTGCGCGTCGGCCAGCGGCACCAGCGCCAGGCTGTGATCGAGCATACCGCTGAGCTTCAGGATGCCGCTGACCTGCAGGCGCACCCGCTTCGGCTGCAGCAGCTTATGCCCGGGGTCGCTGTTGGGGATCATGATGGTCAGCCAGTCGCCCTGCTTCAGCTTCAGGCTGTTAGCCACCCCCTGCCCCAGCAGGATCTGCTGCCTGCCGGCGGCAAAGCTCTGCCAGGCACCGTTCTGTACGTAGGACGGCAGCGCGCTCAGGCGGCTCTCCTGCGCCGGATCCACGCCCTTCACCTGCACCGCCTGCAGCTTGCTGCCGCTTTCGATCAGGCCGGTGAAGTTAATATAGGGGGCGGCGGCGGCCACGCCGGGCACCTGTTCGATTTTTGGCAGCAGGCTCTGCCAGCCGGTAAACGGCTGGTTGACCGCTTCGATCTCGCCGTGCGGTACCACCGCCAGAATGCGGTTGTTCAGCTCGCGTTCGAAGCCGTTCATCGCGCTGAGGCCGATAATCAACACCATGACCCCCAGCGCAATGCCGACGGTAGAGATCACCGAAATCAGCGACACCATGCCGCCCCGACGACGGCCGCGGCTGAAGCGCAGCGCCAGCAGAAGAGAGAGCTGCCCCATCACAGGCTACCCGTCAGCGTCGGCTGTTCGCTGAGCTGCCCGTCGCGCATCTCCATCTGGCGGCCCATGCGTTTCGCCAGCTGCAGATCGTGGGTGACCACCAGGAAGGCGGTGCCCTGGCTGCGGTTCAGTTCACCGAGCAGGCCAAAGATGGCATCGGTATTACGCGCGTCGAGGTTACCGGTCGGTTCATCGGCCAGCACCAGCCGCGGTTTGTTGACCAGCGCCCGGGCGATCGCCACGCGCTGGCGCTCACCGCCGGAGAGCTCCGCCGGACGGTGCGCGGCGCGGTGCTCCAGCCCCACCGCTTTGAGCATCGCCAGCGCACGGCTCTGCGCCTCCGCTTTGCTGGTTTTGCCGATCAGCAGCGGCATCGCCACGTTCTCCAGCGCGCTGAAGTCGGGCAGCAGGTGGTGGAACTGATAGATAAAGCCCAGCTCGCGGTTGCGCAGCTCGGCCTTGGCGGCGGAAGACATGCCGTTCAGCGAGCGGCCGTCAAACACCACTTCGCCGGAGGTCGGCGTATCCAGCCCGCCGAGCAGGTGCATCAGGGTACTTTTACCGGAACCCGAGCTGCCGACAATGGCCGTCATCTCGCCGCTGCCCATGCTGAAGGAGACGTTGCGCAGGACATCGGTCTGCACGCTGCCTTCCTGATAGCGTTTGCACAGGTTGTCGCACTGCAACAGGATGGTGTTACTCATAACGTAAAGCCTCAGCGGGTTGAACGGCGGCAGCGCGCCAGGAAGGGTACAGCGTGGACAACAGCGCCACCACCATTGCCGTCACGGTAATGGTGGCCACCTGGCCCAAGGAAATCTCTACCGGCAGCGCCGCGCCGTCAAGGAACGCGCCAATGACCGGCATTAAATTGTTCAGCTGACTGGCCAGCAACACGCCAAGCAGCGCACCGAACAGCGCGCCGACGATGCCGGCGGTCGCGCCCTGCACCATAAACACCGCCACCACCTGCCGGCGGGTCAGCCCCTGGGTTTGCAGGATCGCCACTTCACCCTGCTTTTCCATAATCAGCAGGCCAAGAGAAGTGATGATGTTAAAGGCGGCCACGGCCACGATCAGGCTGAGCAGCAGCCCCATCATGTTTTTCTCCATCTTCACCGCCTGGAACAGCTCGCCTTTGCGATCGCGCCAGTCGCTCCACACCAGCCCGGCCGGCAGAGTCTGCTGGCTGAGGCTGTCCACCTGCAGCGGTTTATCCAGCCATAAACGCCAGCCGGTAATGTTGCCCGCCGGGTAGCGCATCAGGCGCGAGGCGTCCTGCTGGTTGACCAGAATCTGATAACCGTCAACGTCGCTGTTGGAGGCAAAGGTGCCAGCCACCGTAAACAGACGCTGGCTGGGGATGCGCCCCATCGGCGTGAACTGGCTGGCTGACGGCACCATCAGCCGCAGGCTGTCGCCGCGCTTAACGCCGAGCTGGCCAGCCAGCTGTTCACCGAGGATCGCGTTGTACTGACCGGGCTGCAACTGCTGCTGTTTAACATTCACCAGGAAGGGGGTCAGCGGGTCGGGTTCGTCAGGGTTGACGCCGAGCATCACGCCAACACCCACGCTGGCAGCGCTCTGCATCACCACCTCACCGGTGGTCAGCGGCGTGATGCGACTGACCCCCTGCAGCTGCAGCTGGCTGGCGGGGATCTGCTGCGGATTGATGGAACCGGACGCGCCGGAGAGCACCGCCTGCGGCATCAGCCCGAGGGTGTTTTTCTCAAGCTCGTGCTCAAGGCCATTCATCACCGACAGCACGGTGACCAGCGCCATCACGCCCAGCGTAATGCCGATGGCCGACAGCCAGGAGACAAACCGCCCGAAGCGGTCAGAAGCACGTCCGCGCATGTAGCGCAGACCAATAAACAGGGCGACAGGTCGATACATAAAATCCGTCTTTAAGGTGGCCGCAACGGGAGCGTTGAATAGCGGGGATGATAAAGGTTAGCACGGCGTTATGGAACCACTAAGCCCATGAAGCGCTGATTGTTTTGTCAATGCCTGAAACATTCGGACCCTGTCCCGTCCCGGATAGCGCAAAAAAACGTAATCCATGGCGGTTTTTTAATCCCTTTCATGAGGATAGTTTAATAAATTGCGTTAATCCGGCTTGTCACGTATCGTGTGGGCGCGTAATTTTAACTCACCCATTCGAATCAGGTCTGTTGTTCGCCGCAGGGCAAAGCTTAACGCACCGATCGCATGAGCGGCCTTACCAACTGCCCTGAGCTAAGCCATGCAAAATCAACCATTCAGCCTGAAACAGCTTGCTTTGCTCTTTTCGCTTGCCGTTGTGCTTTCCCTTACCGGGTTAAGCCTGCGCAGCTTCGAATCCCTGTCGATCTTCTGGCCCGGCAATGCCCTGCTGGTCGGGCTGCTGATACGTTTTCCACGGCTGGATCATCCGGTCACGCTGCTGATCATGTTCTGCGGGATGCTGACGGTGGATCTGCTGTGGGGCACGCCGCTGCTGATTTCCGTCGGCCTGAATATCGCCAATATGGCTTTTGTAGCCTGCGCCCGCTGGGTGCTGCTGACCGATCGCTTCACGCGCGCGCAGCCGCGCCGCCTGCAGGCGCTGGTCAGGGTGTTCCCGGCGTCGATGATCGGTGCCGCCGCATGTGCAGTGTTGGGTGCCATCGTCAGCGAGCGTTACTTCCACGACGAGCTGTTTAAGGCGCTGTTTTCTTGGTTCTCCGAACAGCTCTCCACCTCATTACTGCTGCTGCCGCTGGTGATCAGCCTGCCGCGCCGCGATGAGCTGAAAGAGATGAAGAAGACCCGGCAGGAGAGCTCGCTGCTGCCGGTGCTGACGCTGGTTGTCACCACGGTGGCCGGCATCTGGGTCGGCGGCGGTGCCAGCCTGCTGTTCCCGCTGCCCGCCCTGCTGTGGTGCGCCATCAGCTATCCGCTGTTTGTCACCTGCTGCCTGACCTTTATCACCGGCATCAGCGAGATTATTCTCGTGGCCAGTAACGTGCTGAATATCCAGGGCAAAGATGACCTGTTTCGCATCGACAGCCTGTCGTCAGCCCGGGTGGGCGTGGCGGCCATGCTGATTGGCCCGCTGATCGTCGCCCTGAGCACCACCGCCAATAAAAAGCTGGTAGCGCGGGTGACCCAGCGTGCCGACTACGATTTGTTGACCGGGGCGCTGACCCGCAGCGGGCTCTCTTCGCGGCTGGAAACGTTGATGAAGCCGCGTGGGAAAACGCGCAACTTTACCGGCGCGGCGTTCCTGGTGGACATCGACCGCTTTAAAAATATTAATGATACCTGGGGCCACGCCTCGGGCGACCACGTACTTGCCCGCACCGCGGAGTGCATCCGTCAGTCGCTGCAACCGTCGGCGATTATCTGCCGCATGGGTGGCGAAGAATTTCTGGTGCTGATTGAGGGTATTAACCCGGCGAGGGCGTTCCTGCTGGCCAACCGGCTGCGCCACCGCATTGAAAACAATGAAATTCTGCTCAACGGTAACAACCTGAGCGTTACCGTCAGTATCGGTCTGAGCGCGCTGGATATCGATCACGTGCAGAGTCTGGATGCGGCCATCGACCAGGCCGACCAGCAGCTGTATATCGCCAAACACAGCGGACGTAATCAGGTACGCCCGGAGTTTATATTGTAAGCGCGGAGTTCGTCTTCCGGACCGGAGCCGGCGTTACGGGCCCGCCTGCGCGGGCTGACCGGGATCGCCACGCCGTTTAGCGCGCCGCGTCCTCCAGTACCTGGTGGATCACCGCGGAGAGCTGGCCAATCTCAAATTTCGCCACGTAACCGTTGGCCCCGACCTTACGCACGTGATCTTCATTGGCGCTGCCGGAGAGCGAAGAGTGGATCACCACCGGTATTTGCTGCAGTCCGAGGTCGGTTTTGATATTGCGCGTCAGGGTGAAGCCGTCCATTTCCGGCATCTCCAGGTCGGTCAGCACCAGGCCAATCTTGTCGTGAATCGATACCCCCTCCTTTTGCGCGTCCGCCACCATCAGTTTGATCTGCGTCCAGGCCTCCAGCCCGGTGGTAAATGACAGCGCCGGGATCCCCATTACCTTCAGCCCCTGCTCGATCATCGAGCGCGCCACCTTTGAGTCTTCCGCGACGATCGCCACCGCGCCTGGCTTCATTTTGAAGTTTTTCAGCTGGATGTCGTTCTCTTTGACTTCGCGAACGGAGGGGATCACATCATGCAGGATCTGTTCAACGTCCAGTACCATCGCCATGGTGTTAGCCTCATCCAGGCAGGCAATGCTGGTGATGTTGTGGGTGCTGACGCCAGACTCGGCGGCGTGAACCTGGTTCCAGTTGAGCCGCACGATATCTTCCACGGACTCAACGGCAAAAGCCTGGGTGCTGCGGGCATACTCGGTGACCAGCAGCAGATTTAATCCGGTGGCCGGGATACAGCCCGCCACCGCCGGCAGGTCAATCACCGGGATCAGCTGGCCGCGAATGTTAGCCATGCCGAGCAGCGGAGAGTGCATGCCCGCCGCGCGGGTGATGGCGGTCATCGGCACGATTTCGCGCAGTTTAAACACGTTGATGCCAAACAGTTCAGGTTTTTCCTGCCCTTCAGCACACCCGAGGCGGAACAGCAGCAGTTCGAACTTGTTTGATAAGGCGAGGTTCGCTCTCTCGTCGATCTCTTTCTGGAAATTATCCATTTCATCCTCGGGCTGTAATTGACAGGGGCCGTGACAGCAGGCGCTATCAGCAGTTATCGGCAGCAACGGGGAAACATTCAGCAGAAAGGGTGAAATGAGTCAGCGATAGTGGACTATACTTCAGCCAACAGATCTGACCAGTAAAATATTTTACGGTAAAGTTGTACAAGCTTACGATCATTGTATAGATTTAACGGGAAGCCAGAAGGCTTCGCGTAACGAATGATGCTTTGCATCGCCTCTGCAGGTATTCGGATTTCTACTTGCAGAGGTAATTTTTTAACGATCGCTTCCTATTTTAGCATGCTTCTCCGTTTTTGCCTGCCCCTGTCCGGGCGGTAAACGGGAAGCTTTTGGAGATACGACCATGCAGCAGGAAATTTCAACCGAGTCGCAAATTTCTGAATACTTCAAAATGTCAGACGACCTTCATCTGAGTGAAGCGGAAGTCGTACGGCTGGCCATGGCCCAGATTACCGCGCAAAAAGGTTTTGTTACCAATAAGGATGTGATTTTTTATCTGCTGCAGAAGCTGGAATCGGAAAACGACGTGGTGCAGCTGGATATCTACCGTAATGCGCTGGAGCTGGTGGTACAACGTACGCCGGATGACCAGATCTGATCGCTCTCTGTCCCGTTACGCTGCCGCCCCACTGGCGATAAAGAACCCTTTCTTTATCGCCTTATAACAATCAGTTACACCGTCATGTTCATGATTTCCGTGTACGCACTGACCAGCTTGTTACGCACCTGAATGCCCATCTGCATCGACACGCTCGATTTCTGCATGTCCACCATCACGTCATTCAGCGAGATACCCGCCTTACCCAGTTCAAAATCCTGCGCCTGCTGGCGCGACGCGGTTTGCGTTTCGCTGATGCGGTTTAACGCCGCCTTCAGTTCAGCGCCAAAATCCGCCTGATTGCCAGCCTCAGCGCTCTTACCGCCGGCCTGTAACGCGGTGGACTGCAGCGCCTGCACCACACTTTCAATACCCTGAATCGCCATGATTTCCCCTGTCCTGCACCCTGGTTTTTGCTGTTGTGAACAAAGTTAGCACAGTGTCAATAAGACAAAGCCGCTAAATAGCTGCAAAAACCCCGGCTTATCCACCCATTAAATTTCTCATTTCAGAAAATAATGGCAGTCCATCGAGGTGGATTTTTTTTTAAGCCAGCGCATCAGGGAGTCAGTTTTGTTACCACATAACAATAACAGCACAAGTTCCGGTCAACGATCAGGCAGGAAAGGGTCATGAATTCAACTGTCACGCAGGCTAACTCAGAAAAGAAGGGTCTTAACGACCTGTTCGCCCGCCTACGCGCCAACCCCCGTATTCCCATTATCGTCGCCGTAGCTGCGCTAATCGCCGTGGTGATGGCCATGGTGCTGTGGGCAAAACAGCCGAACTACAGCGTCCTGTACAGCAACCTGAGCAATGAAGACGGCGGTGCTATCGTCACCCAGCTGACCCAGATGAACATCCCCTATCAGTTTGATGATAAGGGCGGGGCACTGATGGTGCCGGCCGATAAAGTGCATGAGCTGCGCCTGCGTCTGGCGTCCCAGGGGCTGCCAAAAGGCGGCTCCGTTGGCTTTGAGCTGCTGGATAAAGAGAAGTTCGGCATCAGCCAGTTCAGCGAACAGGTTAACTACCAGCGCGCGCTGGAAGGCGAACTGGCGCGAACCATTGAAACCCTCGGCCCGGTGAAAGGCGCGCGCGTCCACCTGGCGATGCCAAAACCGTCGCTGTTCGTGCGCGAGCAGAAGGCCCCGTCCGCGTCGGTAACGCTGGCGCTGCAGGCGGGCCGCGCGCTGGATGAAGGTCAGATCAATGCCGTGGTGCATATGGTTTCCAGCAGCGTAGCCGGCATGCCGCCGGGCAACGTCACCGTAGTCGATCAGGGCGGACGCCTGCTGACCCAGTCGGATACCAGCGGACGCGATCTGAATGATACCCAGCTGAAATACACCAGCGACGTTGAGAGCCGTTATCAGCAGCGCATCGAAGCGATCCTCGGCCCGATTGTCGGCAACGGCAACGTGCACGCGCAGGTAACCGCGCAGGTCGACTTCAACAAGCGTGAACAGACCGATGAGCAGTACAAGCCGAACAGCAGCCCGGACCAGCAGGCCGTTCGTTCGCGTCAGAGCAGCAACAGTCAGCAGCTTGGCGGACAGTACCCTGGCGGCGTGCCGGGTGCCCTCTCCAACCAGCCCGCGCCGGCCAATTCCGGGCCAATTACCACCCCGAACGCTAACGCCGCCGGGGCTAACCCGACCGCGAACAACGCGACGGCTAACGCGGCCACCAGCACGGCGGCCAGCACCGTGCCCTCCAATACCCGTAACGACGACACCACCAACTACGAAGTCAACCGCACCATTCTGCACACCAAAATGAACGTCGGTGAAGTGCAGCGGCTGTCGGTAGCGGTCGTCGTGAACTACCGCAGCGATGCCGCCGGTAAGCCGGTGGCGCTGAACGAAGCTCAGCTGAAACAGATTGAAGATTTGACCCGCGAAGCGATGGGGTTCTCCAGCCAGCGCGGCGACAGCCTGAACGTGGTTAATTCGCAGTTTACCGCCAGCGATGACCTGGGCGATGCCCTGCCGTTCTGGAAGCAGCAGCGCTTTATCGATCAGATGCTGGAAGCCGGACGCTGGCTGCTGGTGCTGATTGTCGCCTGGATCCTCTACCGCAAACTGGTTCGTCCACAGCTGCTGCGTAAAGCCGCGCAGGATAAGGCGATCGCCGAAGCGGCCGCAGTGGCAGCAACGTCACGCGGTAATGATGATGAAGGTGTGTCGGTCAAGCTGTCGAAAGATGAGCTCGATCAGGAACGTAAATCTCAGCACCGCGTAAGCGCTGAGGTGATGAGCCAGCGTATCCGTGAGATGTCAGAAAATGACCCACGGGTGGTGGCTCTGGTTATTCGCCAGTGGATGAAGGACGAGCTATGAGTCTCACCGGAACTGAAAAAAGCGCCATTCTGATGATGACGGTCGGTGAAGACCGCGCGGCAGAGGTGTTCAAACACCTCGACACCCGCGAAGTCCAGCATCTGAGCTCGGCGATTGCCAGCATGCGCCAGGTCTCGCACAAGCAGCTGACCGACGTACTGCGCGAATTTGAGATCGACGCCGAACAATTCGCGGCGCTGAGCATCAACTCCAATGACTACCTGCGCAGCGTGCTGGTGAAGGCGCTCGGCGAAGAGCGCGCCTCCAGCCTGCTGGAAGATATTCTGGAAACCCGCGGCACCGCCACCGGGATGGAAACGCTCAACTTTATGGAGCCGCAGGCGGCTGCCGATCTGATCCGCGACGAACACCCGCAGAT
This portion of the Erwinia sp. E602 genome encodes:
- the fliE gene encoding flagellar hook-basal body complex protein FliE, with the protein product MAIQGIESVVQALQSTALQAGGKSAEAGNQADFGAELKAALNRISETQTASRQQAQDFELGKAGISLNDVMVDMQKSSVSMQMGIQVRNKLVSAYTEIMNMTV
- the fliF gene encoding flagellar basal-body MS-ring/collar protein FliF is translated as MNSTVTQANSEKKGLNDLFARLRANPRIPIIVAVAALIAVVMAMVLWAKQPNYSVLYSNLSNEDGGAIVTQLTQMNIPYQFDDKGGALMVPADKVHELRLRLASQGLPKGGSVGFELLDKEKFGISQFSEQVNYQRALEGELARTIETLGPVKGARVHLAMPKPSLFVREQKAPSASVTLALQAGRALDEGQINAVVHMVSSSVAGMPPGNVTVVDQGGRLLTQSDTSGRDLNDTQLKYTSDVESRYQQRIEAILGPIVGNGNVHAQVTAQVDFNKREQTDEQYKPNSSPDQQAVRSRQSSNSQQLGGQYPGGVPGALSNQPAPANSGPITTPNANAAGANPTANNATANAATSTAASTVPSNTRNDDTTNYEVNRTILHTKMNVGEVQRLSVAVVVNYRSDAAGKPVALNEAQLKQIEDLTREAMGFSSQRGDSLNVVNSQFTASDDLGDALPFWKQQRFIDQMLEAGRWLLVLIVAWILYRKLVRPQLLRKAAQDKAIAEAAAVAATSRGNDDEGVSVKLSKDELDQERKSQHRVSAEVMSQRIREMSENDPRVVALVIRQWMKDEL